In a single window of the Pseudomonas sp. B21-015 genome:
- a CDS encoding ABC transporter permease: MLLSLYRSLWSYRGFILGSVKREFQARYRNSLFGALWTVLNPLSMIVVYTVIFSHIMRARLPGVDDGMAYSVYLCAGLLTWGLFSEITLRSQNMFLDNANLLKKISFPRICLPVIVLFNAGINFAIIIGLFLGFLLISGRLPGMALLALLPLMALQVIFCAGLGMILGVLNVFFRDVGQFFGICLQFWFWLTPIVYPLNILPEWVQRLLQLNPMTNLIGSYQNLFLYGQWPAWSSLLPIFVTGVLFCVIGLRLFRQRVGEMVDEL; the protein is encoded by the coding sequence ATGCTGCTGTCCCTGTATCGCTCACTGTGGAGCTACCGGGGTTTCATCCTCGGTAGCGTCAAGCGAGAGTTTCAAGCGCGTTATCGCAATTCGCTGTTCGGTGCCCTGTGGACCGTGCTCAACCCGCTGTCGATGATCGTCGTCTATACCGTGATTTTTTCCCACATCATGCGCGCCCGCTTGCCGGGGGTGGATGACGGCATGGCCTACAGCGTCTACCTCTGCGCCGGTCTGCTGACCTGGGGCCTGTTCTCGGAAATCACCCTGCGCAGCCAGAACATGTTTCTGGACAACGCCAACCTGCTGAAGAAAATCAGCTTCCCGAGAATCTGCCTGCCGGTGATCGTGCTGTTCAACGCCGGCATCAACTTCGCGATCATCATCGGACTGTTCCTGGGCTTTCTGCTGATCAGCGGCCGCCTGCCGGGCATGGCCCTGCTGGCGTTGCTGCCGCTGATGGCGTTGCAAGTCATCTTCTGCGCCGGGCTGGGGATGATCCTCGGCGTGCTGAACGTGTTCTTTCGTGATGTCGGGCAATTCTTCGGCATCTGTCTGCAATTCTGGTTCTGGCTGACACCGATCGTGTACCCGCTGAACATCCTGCCCGAATGGGTGCAGCGGTTGTTGCAACTCAACCCGATGACCAACCTGATTGGCAGCTACCAAAACCTGTTCCTCTACGGCCAATGGCCGGCCTGGAGTTCGCTGCTGCCGATCTTCGTGACGGGTGTGTTGTTCTGCGTGATCGGGCTGCGGCTGTTTCGTCAGCGGGTCGGCGAAATGGTGGATGAACTCTAA
- a CDS encoding acyltransferase: MSSRRILDIELLRGIAVLGVVVHHLQSVPFPGGLPGFESGMDYGQLWWGVDLFFVISGFVIARGLIPLLRGCRTPQAFWQETRDFWVRRAFRLLPSAWLWLLLMLSGALLFNQSGAFGTVQANLQATLAGFLQFANFRFAESFMNFEYGASFVYWSLSLEEQFYLLLPLLILACRKRLIWVLLALVAVQLFTWRSALLMSIRTDALALGVLLAMWSSRPSYLVWEPRLLSRRWAGPLMLIGVAAVLSVMASPPFNLASYRTGALALLCAVLVWIASYNRDYLLPKGKLKQLLVWLGARSYGIYLIHIPAFFAVREGLFRFAPGGSQDVATQPALALFCALPLIVLLSELNYRFIELPMRNRGARLVQRLRASRSALPSSGATSC; this comes from the coding sequence ATGAGCAGTCGACGGATCCTCGATATCGAGTTGTTGCGCGGGATCGCCGTGCTTGGCGTGGTGGTGCATCACCTGCAAAGCGTGCCGTTTCCGGGGGGGCTGCCGGGCTTCGAGTCGGGCATGGACTACGGGCAACTCTGGTGGGGCGTGGATCTGTTTTTCGTCATCTCGGGGTTTGTGATTGCCCGTGGCCTGATTCCGCTGCTGCGTGGATGCCGGACACCGCAGGCCTTTTGGCAGGAAACCCGCGATTTCTGGGTTCGCCGGGCCTTTCGTCTGTTGCCATCCGCCTGGTTGTGGTTGCTGCTGATGTTGTCGGGTGCGCTGTTGTTCAACCAGTCGGGCGCCTTTGGCACGGTGCAGGCCAATCTGCAGGCGACGCTGGCTGGCTTTCTGCAGTTTGCCAATTTTCGGTTTGCCGAAAGTTTCATGAATTTCGAATACGGCGCCAGCTTCGTTTACTGGAGCCTGTCCCTTGAAGAACAGTTCTACCTGCTGCTGCCGTTACTGATCCTCGCTTGCCGCAAGCGCTTGATATGGGTGTTGCTGGCCTTGGTTGCCGTGCAGCTGTTTACCTGGCGCTCGGCCTTGTTGATGAGCATCAGGACCGACGCCCTGGCACTGGGCGTGTTGCTGGCGATGTGGAGCTCAAGGCCGAGTTATCTGGTTTGGGAGCCGCGGTTGTTGAGCCGCCGTTGGGCAGGCCCGTTGATGCTGATCGGTGTGGCGGCGGTGTTGAGCGTGATGGCGAGTCCACCGTTCAATCTGGCGAGTTACCGGACGGGAGCACTTGCCTTGCTGTGCGCGGTGCTGGTGTGGATCGCTTCCTACAATCGCGATTACCTGCTGCCCAAGGGCAAGCTCAAACAACTACTGGTGTGGTTGGGCGCCCGGTCCTATGGCATCTACCTGATTCACATCCCGGCGTTTTTTGCCGTGCGCGAAGGCTTGTTTCGTTTCGCGCCCGGCGGTTCGCAGGACGTGGCGACGCAGCCGGCACTGGCGCTGTTTTGCGCCCTGCCCCTGATCGTGCTGCTGAGCGAACTCAACTACCGATTCATCGAGCTACCCATGCGCAACCGGGGTGCCCGTCTGGTGCAACGCTTGCGTGCGTCCCGATCAGCCCTTCCATCCTCTGGAGCCACCTCATGCTGA
- a CDS encoding GDP-mannose 4,6-dehydratase → MKKRLFVTGLSGFVGQHIQSRLKTDASEWDLLPAPSRYDLAQPESLEGLWPEMPDAVIHLAGQTFVPEAFRDPARTLNINLLGTLNLLQALKARGFNGTFLYVSSGDVYGQVNETDLPITELQPPCPRNPYAVSKLSAEFLSLQWGLSESWPVLVARPFNHIGTGQKDSFVIASAARQISRIKQGLQAPQLEVGDIDVTRDFLDVGDVVSAYLALLEKGTPGQVYNICSGREQSIRSLIEQLGDLAQVDMQLIQDPARLRRADQRRVCGSHAKLAQTTGWTPDITTQQSLRAILSDWETRVRQE, encoded by the coding sequence TTGAAAAAGCGTCTGTTCGTGACGGGTCTGAGTGGATTCGTGGGGCAACACATCCAATCTCGTCTGAAGACTGACGCCTCGGAATGGGACCTGCTGCCTGCCCCTTCCCGGTACGATCTCGCACAGCCAGAAAGCCTTGAAGGCCTATGGCCGGAGATGCCCGATGCGGTCATTCACCTGGCCGGCCAGACCTTCGTTCCCGAAGCCTTCCGTGATCCGGCGCGCACGCTGAACATCAACCTGCTGGGCACCCTCAACCTGCTTCAAGCCCTCAAGGCCCGCGGCTTCAACGGTACCTTCCTGTATGTCAGCTCCGGTGATGTCTATGGCCAGGTCAACGAAACAGATTTGCCCATCACCGAACTCCAACCGCCCTGCCCGCGCAATCCTTATGCGGTGAGCAAACTGTCGGCGGAGTTCTTGAGCCTGCAATGGGGTTTGAGCGAAAGCTGGCCGGTGCTGGTCGCCCGCCCGTTCAACCACATCGGTACCGGGCAGAAGGACAGCTTCGTCATCGCCAGCGCCGCGCGGCAGATCAGCCGGATCAAGCAAGGCCTGCAAGCACCACAACTGGAAGTCGGCGACATCGATGTCACCCGCGACTTCCTCGATGTGGGCGACGTGGTGTCGGCCTACCTGGCGTTACTGGAAAAAGGCACGCCGGGGCAGGTCTACAACATTTGCTCGGGGCGCGAGCAGAGCATTCGCAGTTTGATCGAACAACTGGGGGACCTCGCTCAGGTCGATATGCAACTGATTCAGGATCCGGCGCGTCTTCGTCGCGCGGATCAGCGTCGCGTTTGTGGCAGCCATGCCAAGCTCGCCCAGACCACAGGATGGACGCCTGACATCACAACACAACAATCCCTGCGGGCGATCCTGTCCGACTGGGAGACGCGAGTACGACAAGAATGA
- a CDS encoding glycosyltransferase, translating to MNFILYSDVNDSSISQSLGRPEYSYYFVLKAYRPVLESLGRVHVVSSTAEVDPLYRQLLAAGEDSLFLSFTPPQKTPNDLECPTICVVAWEFDSIPDEQWDNDPRQDWTHMLARQGRVITLSSHTARAIRRAMGEDFPVLVLPTPLWENFAAIRSRHTSVPVNAGSTLDIKGCIFDTRTLELSADSLIPPPLTPEQQAELDALRPPPLTLRRRFVIARHYLRLWVLDLGKAQQVPVHRTHFLSQWYWEGIRDLLSAPAHSRLAKYLPAIAGPQSVPVHVPAPVDLPDTTEQVQTQVDGVVYVTVFNPKDGRKNWHQLISAFCWAFRETEDATLVLKITQSDLSSYYAELMTLLAQLSPFACRVVVMHGYLDDPQYARLYEAASYYVNASRCEGLCLPLMEFMASGKPVIAPDHTAMEDYIDERVAFVVKSSEELTVWPQDTRIIYRTLRYRPDWGSLKTAYENSYRIAREQPLEYQRMSHAAVGRMHDYCAFAPVQQRLADFFELAPHVLPATAVTDNASC from the coding sequence ATGAATTTCATTCTTTACTCGGACGTCAACGACAGCTCCATCAGCCAGAGCCTCGGTCGTCCCGAATACAGTTATTACTTCGTGCTCAAGGCTTATCGCCCGGTGCTCGAAAGCCTGGGGCGGGTGCATGTGGTGTCCTCCACCGCCGAGGTCGACCCCCTCTACAGGCAACTGCTTGCCGCCGGCGAAGACAGCCTGTTCCTGTCCTTCACCCCGCCGCAGAAAACCCCGAACGACCTTGAATGCCCGACGATCTGCGTGGTGGCCTGGGAGTTCGATTCGATTCCCGATGAGCAGTGGGACAACGATCCACGGCAGGACTGGACCCACATGCTGGCGCGCCAGGGCCGGGTGATCACGCTCTCCAGTCATACCGCCCGGGCGATCCGTCGGGCCATGGGCGAAGACTTTCCGGTGTTGGTCTTGCCGACTCCGTTGTGGGAAAACTTCGCGGCCATCCGTAGCCGACATACCAGTGTACCGGTCAATGCCGGTTCGACCCTCGACATCAAGGGCTGCATCTTCGATACCCGCACGCTCGAACTGTCCGCCGACTCGCTGATTCCACCGCCGTTGACCCCGGAGCAGCAGGCCGAACTCGATGCCTTGCGGCCGCCGCCGCTGACCCTGAGACGTCGCTTCGTCATCGCCAGGCACTACCTGCGCCTGTGGGTGCTGGACCTGGGCAAGGCGCAACAGGTACCGGTCCATCGCACACATTTTCTGAGCCAGTGGTACTGGGAAGGGATTCGCGATCTGCTGTCCGCTCCGGCTCACTCCAGGCTCGCAAAATACCTCCCGGCCATTGCCGGTCCGCAGTCGGTGCCGGTCCATGTACCGGCACCGGTGGACCTGCCGGACACGACGGAACAGGTTCAAACACAGGTCGATGGCGTGGTCTACGTCACCGTGTTCAACCCCAAGGACGGGCGCAAGAACTGGCATCAACTGATCAGCGCATTTTGCTGGGCATTCCGGGAAACCGAGGACGCCACGCTGGTGCTGAAGATTACCCAGAGCGATCTGTCGTCCTACTACGCCGAGCTGATGACCTTGCTGGCGCAGCTGTCGCCGTTCGCCTGTCGGGTGGTGGTGATGCACGGTTACCTGGACGATCCGCAATATGCCCGGCTCTATGAGGCGGCGAGTTATTACGTCAACGCCTCGCGCTGCGAGGGCCTGTGCCTGCCGCTGATGGAGTTCATGGCCAGCGGCAAACCGGTGATCGCCCCGGACCACACGGCCATGGAGGATTACATCGATGAGCGCGTGGCGTTTGTGGTCAAGTCCAGCGAAGAGCTGACCGTCTGGCCCCAGGACACCCGCATCATCTACCGTACCCTGCGTTATCGACCGGACTGGGGGTCGTTGAAAACGGCCTACGAAAACAGCTACCGGATCGCCAGGGAACAGCCGCTGGAGTACCAGCGCATGTCTCACGCCGCGGTCGGGCGCATGCACGATTACTGCGCCTTCGCCCCGGTGCAACAGCGCCTGGCGGACTTTTTCGAGCTGGCGCCGCACGTGCTGCCGGCAACGGCCGTGACGGATAACGCCTCATGCTGA
- a CDS encoding mannose-1-phosphate guanylyltransferase/mannose-6-phosphate isomerase translates to MLIPVILSGGAGTRLWPVSREGHPKPFMVLPDGQSLLGKTYRRAAGLLDGWGDIVTVTNRDYYFQSKDHYQDARLERHRGHFLLEPTGRNTAPAIAAAALSLQALHGDEAIMVVMPADHLILNEDALKSAVEHAVTLAKAGHLVTFGVVPTAPETGFGYIETGVPLDDKGAAKVQRFVEKPDLQTATHYLESGNFLWNSGMFCFSIATLLAELHLHAPELLEQARACMAASAPLETGGCLQQELSPTHFARITDISIDYALMERSDKVVVVPAGFDWSDIGSWGAVAALVPADTQNNRASGDAIFIDSRDNFVQSEDRLVAAVGVDNLIIIDTADAVLVAHAGRAQDVRRVARQLKDKKHEAYRLHRTVSRPWGTYTVLEEGPRFKIKRIVVKPGAKLSLQMHHHRNEHWVVVEGMAKVTNNGAGSHLVAKNESTFIAAGHRHRLENPGVIDLVIIEVQSGEYLGEDDIVRFEDQYGRTV, encoded by the coding sequence ATGCTGATCCCCGTGATTCTTTCCGGTGGTGCCGGGACCCGTTTGTGGCCGGTGTCTCGTGAAGGCCATCCCAAGCCGTTCATGGTTCTGCCCGATGGTCAGTCGCTGCTGGGCAAAACCTATCGACGTGCGGCCGGTTTGCTCGATGGCTGGGGCGATATCGTCACGGTGACCAACCGCGACTACTACTTCCAGAGCAAGGATCACTATCAGGACGCACGCCTGGAGCGCCATCGCGGGCATTTTCTGCTCGAACCGACGGGTCGCAATACGGCCCCGGCCATCGCGGCGGCGGCCCTTTCGCTACAAGCCCTGCACGGCGACGAAGCGATCATGGTGGTGATGCCTGCCGACCATCTGATCCTCAACGAAGACGCGTTGAAGAGCGCGGTCGAGCACGCCGTGACGCTGGCCAAGGCCGGTCATCTGGTGACGTTCGGCGTCGTGCCGACAGCCCCGGAAACCGGCTTCGGCTACATCGAAACCGGTGTCCCGCTGGACGACAAAGGCGCCGCCAAGGTGCAGCGCTTCGTCGAAAAACCCGACCTGCAAACCGCCACGCATTATCTGGAAAGCGGCAATTTCCTGTGGAATTCGGGGATGTTCTGTTTCTCGATCGCCACGCTGCTGGCCGAGTTGCACCTTCATGCGCCCGAGCTGCTTGAACAGGCTCGGGCCTGCATGGCGGCCAGCGCGCCGCTGGAAACCGGTGGTTGCCTGCAACAGGAGCTTTCGCCGACCCATTTCGCCAGGATCACCGACATCTCCATCGACTACGCCCTGATGGAACGCTCCGACAAAGTGGTGGTGGTGCCGGCCGGCTTCGACTGGAGCGACATCGGATCCTGGGGCGCGGTGGCGGCATTGGTGCCGGCCGATACACAGAACAATCGCGCCAGCGGCGATGCGATCTTCATCGACAGCCGTGACAACTTCGTCCAGAGCGAAGACCGGTTGGTAGCCGCAGTGGGTGTGGATAACCTGATCATCATCGACACCGCCGACGCGGTGCTGGTGGCCCACGCCGGCCGCGCCCAGGACGTGCGCCGGGTAGCCCGGCAACTCAAGGACAAAAAGCACGAAGCCTATCGCCTGCATCGCACGGTCAGCCGCCCCTGGGGCACCTACACCGTGCTCGAGGAAGGCCCGCGCTTCAAGATCAAACGTATCGTGGTCAAACCCGGCGCCAAGTTGTCGCTGCAAATGCATCATCACCGCAACGAACACTGGGTGGTGGTCGAAGGAATGGCCAAGGTCACCAACAACGGCGCCGGTTCGCACCTGGTGGCCAAGAACGAGTCGACGTTCATTGCCGCCGGGCACAGGCACCGCCTGGAAAACCCCGGGGTGATCGACCTGGTGATCATTGAAGTGCAAAGCGGCGAATACCTGGGGGAGGACGATATCGTTCGCTTCGAAGACCAATACGGCAGGACGGTTTGA
- a CDS encoding bifunctional 2-polyprenyl-6-hydroxyphenol methylase/3-demethylubiquinol 3-O-methyltransferase UbiG: MIRALMSWLRPATKPEPVPVPAPVAQGSVSPRDVGLHDAMLDGWFSGDSGELLKGFAITANDTLLDVGCGEGVATLFAVRQGASVIFTDSEHDKVRDLARQVEVQTDKPGLGLVSNSLPLPLADGCASKVVCMEVLEHIDRPEPFMAELVRMGRPGAQYLLSVPAPVGEHLQQGIAPASYFQSPNHVQIFTPERFAALVEGASLVIEHRQATGFFWVMGMIFFWASERAAGRDLGGAVRDRIQAPYPPLMESWAKTWQDLLAQPDGLAIKQMLDQFMPKSQVIIARKPMTSGSKAGTLP; encoded by the coding sequence ATGATCCGCGCATTGATGAGTTGGCTGCGTCCGGCGACAAAACCCGAACCGGTGCCTGTGCCGGCACCGGTGGCGCAAGGCAGCGTGTCGCCGCGAGATGTCGGCTTGCACGACGCCATGCTCGACGGCTGGTTTTCGGGCGACAGCGGTGAACTGCTCAAGGGCTTTGCCATCACCGCGAACGACACCTTGCTGGATGTCGGTTGCGGCGAAGGCGTTGCGACGTTGTTTGCGGTGCGTCAGGGCGCGTCGGTGATTTTTACCGACAGTGAACACGACAAGGTCCGTGACCTGGCCCGGCAAGTGGAAGTGCAGACGGACAAGCCAGGACTGGGGCTGGTCAGCAATAGCCTGCCGTTGCCGCTGGCCGATGGTTGCGCGAGCAAAGTGGTGTGCATGGAAGTGCTCGAACACATCGACCGGCCCGAGCCGTTCATGGCCGAGCTGGTGCGCATGGGTCGTCCCGGTGCGCAGTATCTGCTCAGCGTGCCGGCACCGGTGGGCGAGCACTTGCAGCAGGGTATCGCGCCGGCCAGCTATTTCCAGTCACCCAATCACGTACAGATTTTTACCCCGGAACGCTTCGCCGCGCTGGTGGAGGGCGCCAGTCTGGTGATCGAACATCGCCAGGCCACCGGGTTTTTCTGGGTGATGGGCATGATCTTCTTCTGGGCCAGCGAGCGCGCGGCCGGGCGCGACCTGGGCGGCGCGGTGCGGGATCGGATTCAGGCGCCGTATCCGCCGCTGATGGAGAGCTGGGCGAAAACCTGGCAAGACCTGCTGGCGCAACCTGATGGCCTGGCGATCAAGCAGATGCTCGATCAGTTCATGCCCAAGAGCCAGGTGATCATTGCGCGCAAACCCATGACGAGCGGCTCAAAAGCCGGGACGCTGCCATGA
- a CDS encoding glycosyltransferase: protein MLIIIHSETNQRTIAQNLGRSEYSYYFVLKEYRPVLERLGRVVEVSDPQTEVDALYLDCLARGEDCVFLSFSPPHRTPVHFACPTLAVFAWEFSTIPNEPFAGEPRNDWRTVLRACGAAITHSSYTVNAVREAMGADYPIVAVPAPVWDRFAERGAQLQRQPLACQVRLKIKGLLADSRQLDLRAFGPAHLRAGKGIDFQAPVREQELVLDGVIYTSVFNPGDGRKNWEDMLSAFCVTFREVEDATLVLKLTHHDAEEALTDILHHLYKNQSYRCRIVLIYGYLADADYERLVQATSYVVNTSYGEGQCLPLMEFMSCGKPAVAPRTTAMIDYLDADNAFLIDSTDELTAWPHDPRKAFRTLRYITSWASLCTAYRASYDVARDDPQRYARMSTHAVASLQNFCSQATAEQRLKGFLARLFEPCTASAVETPEA from the coding sequence ATGCTGATCATCATTCATTCGGAAACCAACCAGCGCACCATTGCCCAGAACCTGGGCCGTTCGGAGTACAGCTACTACTTCGTGCTCAAGGAGTATCGGCCGGTGCTGGAGCGACTGGGTCGGGTGGTGGAAGTCAGCGACCCGCAAACCGAAGTCGATGCCCTGTACCTCGACTGCCTGGCCCGTGGCGAAGATTGCGTGTTCCTGTCGTTCTCGCCGCCCCATCGCACGCCTGTGCATTTCGCCTGTCCGACCCTGGCGGTGTTTGCCTGGGAATTCAGCACCATTCCCAACGAACCGTTCGCCGGCGAGCCGCGTAATGACTGGCGCACCGTGTTGCGTGCGTGCGGTGCGGCAATCACCCATTCCAGCTACACCGTCAATGCCGTGCGCGAAGCCATGGGCGCCGACTATCCGATCGTCGCGGTACCGGCGCCGGTGTGGGATCGCTTTGCCGAACGTGGTGCGCAATTGCAGCGTCAGCCATTGGCCTGCCAGGTGCGCTTGAAGATCAAAGGTTTGCTGGCCGACAGTCGTCAACTTGATCTGCGAGCCTTTGGGCCTGCGCATTTGCGTGCCGGCAAGGGCATCGACTTTCAGGCGCCCGTCCGTGAACAAGAGCTGGTGCTCGACGGTGTGATCTACACGTCGGTGTTCAACCCCGGCGACGGGCGCAAGAATTGGGAAGACATGCTCAGTGCCTTCTGCGTGACTTTCCGCGAAGTAGAAGACGCAACGCTGGTGCTCAAACTGACGCATCACGATGCCGAAGAAGCGCTGACCGATATCCTTCACCATTTGTACAAAAACCAGTCCTATCGCTGCCGCATCGTGCTGATTTACGGCTACCTCGCGGATGCGGACTACGAGCGTCTGGTGCAAGCAACCAGCTACGTGGTGAACACTTCTTACGGCGAGGGCCAGTGCCTGCCACTGATGGAATTCATGTCGTGCGGCAAACCGGCGGTGGCACCGCGCACCACGGCGATGATCGATTACCTGGACGCCGACAATGCTTTCCTCATCGACTCCACGGATGAGCTGACGGCCTGGCCCCATGACCCGCGCAAGGCGTTTCGCACCCTGCGTTACATCACCAGTTGGGCCTCGTTATGCACGGCCTATCGGGCCAGCTATGACGTGGCCCGGGACGACCCGCAACGCTATGCAAGGATGTCCACCCACGCGGTGGCCAGCCTGCAGAACTTCTGCAGCCAGGCAACCGCTGAACAGCGACTGAAAGGATTTTTGGCCCGGCTGTTCGAACCCTGCACTGCGTCCGCCGTGGAAACCCCCGAGGCATGA
- the gmd gene encoding GDP-mannose 4,6-dehydratase produces the protein MTKSALITGITGQDGAYLAKLLLDKGYKVHGLVARRSSDSRWRLRETGIEGDIVYLDGDMADACSVQRAVIKSAPDEVYNLAAQSFVAASWDQPVSTGIVDGLGVTHLLEAIRQFSPHTRFYQASTSEMFGLIQAEQQDENTPFYPRSPYGVAKLYGHWITVNYRESFNLHASSGILFNHESPLRGIEFVTRKVTDAAARIKQGKQQELRLGNIDTKRDWGFAGDYVEAMWLMLQQDKPDDYVVATGVTTTVREMCRIAFDHIGLNYRDYVKIDPAFFRPAEVDVLLGNPAKARRVLGWKPKTDLDTLIRMMMDADMKRVAKE, from the coding sequence ATGACAAAAAGTGCACTGATCACAGGGATCACCGGCCAGGACGGCGCGTATCTGGCAAAACTGTTGCTCGATAAGGGTTACAAGGTCCACGGTCTGGTGGCGCGGCGCAGCAGCGATTCGCGTTGGCGGCTGCGCGAGACGGGGATCGAGGGCGATATCGTCTATCTGGACGGCGACATGGCCGATGCCTGCTCGGTGCAGCGCGCGGTGATCAAGTCGGCGCCGGACGAGGTCTATAACCTGGCCGCGCAAAGCTTTGTCGCCGCCTCCTGGGATCAACCGGTGAGCACCGGCATCGTCGACGGCCTGGGCGTGACTCACCTGCTCGAAGCGATCCGCCAGTTCAGTCCGCACACCCGTTTCTATCAAGCGTCCACCAGCGAAATGTTCGGCTTGATTCAGGCCGAGCAGCAGGATGAAAACACACCGTTCTACCCGCGCAGCCCTTACGGTGTGGCCAAGCTCTACGGTCACTGGATCACCGTGAACTACCGCGAAAGCTTCAACCTGCACGCCAGCAGCGGAATCCTGTTCAACCACGAATCACCGCTACGCGGCATCGAGTTCGTGACCCGCAAAGTCACCGACGCCGCCGCCCGCATCAAGCAGGGCAAACAGCAGGAACTGCGCTTGGGCAACATCGACACGAAACGTGATTGGGGGTTCGCCGGCGACTACGTCGAAGCCATGTGGCTGATGCTGCAACAGGACAAGCCTGACGATTACGTGGTCGCCACCGGCGTGACCACCACGGTGCGCGAAATGTGTCGCATCGCCTTTGATCACATCGGCCTCAATTACCGCGATTACGTGAAGATTGACCCGGCCTTCTTCCGCCCGGCCGAAGTCGACGTCCTGCTCGGCAACCCGGCCAAGGCCCGACGTGTACTGGGCTGGAAACCAAAAACCGACCTGGACACCTTGATCCGCATGATGATGGATGCGGACATGAAACGGGTTGCCAAGGAGTAG
- a CDS encoding class I SAM-dependent methyltransferase produces the protein MLSLLKKLTAGTPAAAQPLTPAPSVSDKVDPYMLGLHDAMLSGWFNQQTGELFTGFPVSPEDTLLDVGCGDGGNVHFCGMRGAKIIIADIDAAKVEATRQRLSDTPARGVECHVTDCNPLPIADATATRVVSTEVIEHVDDPAQFLAELVRVGKPGALYLLSVPHPSSEDLQKDIAAPEYFQKPNHIRIISEEQFKSMVSDAGLEVISHSQYGFYWSMWMLLFWEAKVDFSNADHPLLNHWADTWQAVLSSPRGAQIKRALDAVVAKSQVIIARKPMAE, from the coding sequence ATGCTGAGCCTTTTGAAGAAACTCACGGCGGGCACGCCCGCTGCCGCGCAGCCGCTGACGCCAGCACCATCGGTATCCGACAAGGTCGACCCGTACATGCTCGGTCTGCACGACGCGATGCTCAGTGGCTGGTTCAACCAGCAAACCGGCGAGCTGTTCACAGGTTTCCCGGTCAGCCCCGAGGACACGCTGTTGGACGTGGGCTGCGGCGACGGGGGCAACGTGCATTTTTGCGGCATGCGCGGCGCGAAGATCATCATTGCCGACATTGACGCGGCCAAGGTCGAAGCAACTCGTCAGCGCCTGAGCGACACGCCGGCGCGGGGCGTCGAGTGCCACGTCACGGACTGCAACCCGCTGCCGATTGCCGACGCGACCGCGACCCGGGTGGTGTCCACCGAAGTCATCGAACACGTCGACGATCCGGCGCAGTTCCTTGCCGAACTGGTGCGGGTCGGCAAGCCCGGGGCACTGTATTTGCTCAGTGTTCCGCACCCGAGTTCCGAAGACCTGCAAAAAGACATCGCCGCGCCTGAGTATTTCCAGAAGCCCAACCACATTCGCATCATCAGCGAAGAGCAGTTCAAGTCGATGGTCAGCGACGCTGGCCTGGAAGTCATCAGTCACAGCCAGTACGGGTTCTATTGGTCGATGTGGATGCTGTTGTTCTGGGAAGCCAAGGTCGATTTCAGCAACGCCGACCACCCGTTGCTCAACCATTGGGCCGACACCTGGCAGGCCGTTCTGTCCTCGCCACGGGGCGCGCAGATCAAACGGGCGCTGGACGCGGTCGTGGCGAAAAGTCAGGTGATCATTGCTCGCAAGCCGATGGCTGAGTAG